A DNA window from Vigna angularis cultivar LongXiaoDou No.4 chromosome 1, ASM1680809v1, whole genome shotgun sequence contains the following coding sequences:
- the LOC108335832 gene encoding transcription factor MYB61, with protein MGRHSCCVKQKLRKGLWSPEEDEKLFNYITRFGVGCWSSVPKLAGLQRCGKSCRLRWINYLRPDLKRGMFSQQEEDLIISLHEVLGNRWAQIAAQLPGRTDNEIKNFWNSCLKKKLLKQGIDPNTHKPLTEGHVKEEKKITETAPMQTPLSQGLSVPLTFPSSQGTTLLIDSNYYDGGLTEASREMFLNKPALDPLSYYDFPMGAAQSGFNLPMSQYQTSLKASDQSPFGPNSSYGFLSLPSLTNSDHGNVSVTEFSDNNSASKISSLLMNEQVKESSSNSSNMSTIYAGGGCHISSMMENASFSWEGDNKFDPLFQFQVNATKSEDFKTSPWEEGQLQTRNSIDFTSFPLTSLSEDLTGENFDVFQHI; from the exons ATGGGTCGCCATTCCTGTTGTGTAAAGCAAAAATTGAGGAAAGGTTTATGGTCccctgaagaagatgaaaagcTGTTCAACTACATAACCAGATTTGGAGTTGGATGCTGGAGTTCGGTTCCCAAACTAGCTG GACTGCAGAGATGTGGAAAGAGTTGCAGGTTGAGATGGATAAACTATTTGAGGCCTGATTTAAAGAGAGGGATGTTCTCACAGCAGGAGGAGGATCTTATAATCAGTCTCCATGAAGTTCTTGGAAACAG GTGGGCTCAAATAGCAGCACAGTTACCAGGGAGAACAGATAATGAGATTAAAAACTTCTGGAATTCGTGTCTAAAGAAGAAGCTTCTGAAGCAAGGGATTGACCCAAATACACACAAGCCTTTAACAGAAGGTCATgttaaggaagaaaagaaaatcacagAGACAGCACCTATGCAAACACCACTGTCTCAAGGCCTTTCAGTTCCATTAACATTCCCTTCATCACAGGGAACAACACTTCTAATAGATTCCAATTACTATGATGGAGGACTAACTGAAGCTTCAAGAGAAATGTTCTTGAACAAGCCAGCATTGGACCCGTTATCCTACTATGATTTTCCAATGGGTGCTGCTCAGTCTGGTTTTAACTTACCCATGAGTCAGTATCAGACAAGTCTTAAAGCATCTGATCAGAGTCCTTTTGGACCCAATTCAAGCTACGGATTCCTTTCATTGCCAAGTCTAACCAATTCTGATCATGGGAACGTGTCGGTGACGGAGTTTTCAGACAACAATTCAGCTTCCAAAATCAGTTCATTGCTCATGAATGAGCAGGTGAAAGAAAGTTCCAGCAATAGCTCAAACATGAGCACCATTTACGCTGGAGGAGGGTGTCATATCAGCAGCATGATGGAAAATGCAAGTTTCTCGTGGGAGGGTGACAACAAATTTGATCCTTTGTTTCAGTTCCAAGTAAATGCCACAAAATCCGAGGATTTCAAGACAAGTCCATGGGAAGAGGGGCAGCTTCAGACTCGCAATTCGATAGATTTCACTAGCTTTCCATTAACTTCACTTTCAGAAGATCTAACCGGGGAAAATTTTGATGTATTTCAGCATATATGA